One region of Glutamicibacter sp. B1 genomic DNA includes:
- the acs gene encoding acetate--CoA ligase, with product MTIESASTATLVSEEARQAFWDEAAHLLDWDTEWHTTSQILPADPVAKRGPQISWYLGGKLNAAVNCADRHVAAGRGDKVALYFEGEPGDRVAVTYKNLQERVSQAANALESLGVVKGDRVVIYLPVLIETVVITLACARIGAIHSLVFGGFSAEALKFRVEDTKAKVLVTTDGQFRRGTSVPVKDNADQAVSGENEIEKVLVIRRTGDEIPWTEGRDVWWHDVVDTQPTEHAAQSFDSETPLFIMYTSGTTGQPKGLVHTTGGYLTQAAASYNMLFANPDVSKRDQDVHWCTADLAWVTAHTYEIYGPLSNGVTQVIYEGVPNAPHPGRHFEVIERYKVTSYYTAPTLVRSLMGWFPQGIPASYDLSSINIGGTVGEAVNPEAWKWFREQLGRDTTEGLPMVDTWWQSESGATILSPLPTDEYFKPGCAARALPGVSVDIVDAQGQRVAPNTQGNIVITQTGPSMARTVWGNPERYYTSYWEQYVGQGWFLAGDGARFDDDGDIFILGRTDDVINISGHRLSTIEIESALVTNAGVVEAGVCPTPDAKTGHAATAFVVPLDKSLIAEYPDEHLAARQAQFIAELRSTVANQIGPIAKPRDVVLVPDVPKTRSGKIMRRLLTQLFEGTTLGDTTSLQNEPCIPEINAICRARS from the coding sequence ATGACCATCGAATCAGCATCGACCGCCACACTGGTGTCAGAGGAAGCACGCCAAGCATTCTGGGATGAAGCGGCGCACCTTCTAGATTGGGACACCGAATGGCACACCACCAGCCAAATTCTCCCCGCTGACCCAGTAGCCAAGCGTGGCCCGCAGATTTCTTGGTACCTCGGTGGCAAACTCAATGCCGCGGTGAACTGTGCCGACCGCCATGTTGCGGCCGGTCGCGGTGACAAGGTTGCGCTGTACTTCGAGGGCGAACCCGGCGACCGTGTAGCCGTCACCTACAAGAACTTGCAAGAACGCGTCAGCCAAGCTGCCAATGCCTTGGAATCCTTGGGTGTGGTCAAGGGCGACCGCGTGGTCATCTATCTGCCAGTACTTATCGAAACCGTCGTCATCACCTTGGCTTGCGCCCGCATTGGCGCGATCCACTCATTGGTTTTCGGCGGGTTCTCTGCTGAGGCGCTGAAGTTCCGCGTGGAAGACACCAAAGCCAAAGTCTTGGTAACCACGGACGGCCAGTTCCGTCGTGGCACTTCCGTGCCGGTCAAAGACAACGCCGATCAGGCGGTCTCGGGCGAAAATGAAATTGAAAAGGTCCTGGTCATTCGCCGCACAGGCGATGAGATCCCATGGACCGAAGGCCGAGATGTTTGGTGGCACGATGTGGTCGACACCCAGCCCACCGAGCACGCTGCACAGTCCTTTGACTCGGAAACCCCGCTATTTATCATGTACACCTCAGGGACGACCGGACAGCCTAAGGGCCTGGTACACACCACCGGCGGTTATCTGACTCAGGCAGCCGCCAGCTACAACATGCTTTTCGCCAACCCTGATGTTTCAAAGCGAGACCAAGACGTTCACTGGTGCACCGCAGACCTAGCCTGGGTCACCGCCCACACCTATGAGATCTACGGTCCGCTGTCGAACGGCGTTACTCAGGTCATCTACGAAGGCGTACCAAATGCCCCACATCCTGGCCGTCACTTCGAAGTCATCGAACGCTACAAGGTCACCAGCTACTACACCGCGCCAACGCTAGTGCGTTCGTTGATGGGCTGGTTCCCGCAGGGCATTCCAGCTTCCTACGACCTGTCCTCCATCAATATTGGCGGCACCGTGGGCGAAGCAGTGAACCCGGAGGCTTGGAAGTGGTTCCGTGAACAGTTAGGTCGCGATACCACCGAAGGTCTTCCCATGGTAGATACCTGGTGGCAGTCCGAGTCGGGAGCCACGATCCTTTCGCCACTGCCCACCGACGAGTACTTCAAGCCTGGTTGCGCTGCCCGCGCCCTGCCTGGAGTTTCGGTGGACATCGTTGATGCTCAAGGCCAGCGCGTTGCACCGAACACTCAGGGAAATATTGTCATCACCCAGACGGGACCTTCGATGGCACGAACCGTTTGGGGTAATCCAGAACGCTACTACACCAGTTATTGGGAACAGTATGTCGGACAGGGATGGTTCCTTGCCGGTGACGGGGCGCGCTTTGATGATGATGGAGACATTTTCATTTTGGGTCGCACCGATGACGTGATCAACATTTCTGGGCACCGCCTGTCCACCATTGAAATTGAATCTGCTCTGGTCACTAACGCGGGTGTCGTTGAGGCTGGCGTGTGCCCCACCCCAGATGCCAAGACTGGCCACGCCGCTACCGCTTTTGTGGTTCCTTTGGACAAGTCATTGATTGCTGAATACCCAGATGAGCACCTGGCTGCCCGTCAGGCACAGTTCATTGCCGAATTGCGCTCTACCGTAGCTAATCAGATTGGCCCCATTGCCAAGCCACGCGATGTGGTTCTGGTTCCGGACGTTCCTAAAACACGTTCGGGCAAGATTATGCGCCGACTGCTCACCCAACTATTTGAGGGCACCACACTCGGCGATACCACGAGCTTGCAAAATGAACCGTGCATTCCAGAGATCAATGCGATCTGCCGAGCACGTAGCTAG
- a CDS encoding LLM class flavin-dependent oxidoreductase: protein MSQKREILFNAFDMNCVVHQSPGLWRHPEDKASTYNTIGYWTHLAKVLEKGKFDGLFIADVLGTYDVFNGTNESPLRSGAQAPVNDPMMLVSAMAAVTENLGFGVTAGTAYEHPYAFARRLATLDHLTNGRVGWNVVTGYLPSAARNMGQEDQMEHDERYNHADEYLEVIYKLLEGSWEDDAVQADKETGIYTDPAKVHNIEHEGKYFKVPGIAITEPSTQRTPVIYQAGASSRGIKFASENAEAVFVTSPTREILKATVTKIRDAAEAAGRDRYDVKIFAMQTIITDETSEKAQAKYEDYKSYADIEGAQVLISGWMGVDLSELDPDEPLGSNVKSNAIQSSVETFQKASGDDGKPWTIRQLAEWVGVGGFGPITVGSGAEVAEKLIDWVDYTDVDGFNLAYAITPGTFEDVVEYVVPELQARGAYKTEYAEGSLRNKLFNAGDRVKDTHRAAKYKIANRVAAQG from the coding sequence ATGAGCCAGAAGCGCGAAATTCTCTTCAATGCATTCGATATGAACTGTGTCGTGCACCAGTCGCCAGGCCTGTGGCGTCACCCAGAGGACAAGGCCTCGACCTACAACACCATTGGTTACTGGACCCACCTGGCCAAGGTACTAGAAAAGGGCAAGTTCGACGGCCTGTTCATTGCCGACGTGCTAGGCACCTACGATGTTTTCAACGGGACCAACGAGTCCCCACTGCGCTCCGGTGCACAGGCTCCGGTCAATGACCCGATGATGCTGGTTTCGGCCATGGCAGCAGTGACCGAGAACCTCGGCTTTGGTGTTACTGCAGGCACCGCCTACGAGCACCCATACGCTTTCGCCCGTCGCTTGGCTACTCTGGATCACCTGACCAATGGTCGCGTGGGCTGGAATGTCGTTACCGGTTACCTGCCTTCGGCTGCTCGCAACATGGGTCAGGAAGACCAGATGGAACACGACGAGCGTTACAACCACGCCGACGAGTACCTCGAAGTCATCTACAAGCTGCTTGAAGGCTCGTGGGAAGACGACGCTGTTCAGGCCGACAAGGAAACCGGGATCTACACCGACCCGGCCAAGGTGCACAACATTGAGCACGAAGGCAAGTACTTCAAGGTTCCAGGCATCGCTATCACCGAGCCTTCCACCCAGCGCACCCCAGTGATCTACCAGGCTGGTGCTTCCTCGCGCGGTATCAAGTTCGCTTCGGAAAATGCTGAAGCAGTCTTCGTGACGAGCCCAACCCGCGAAATCCTCAAGGCCACTGTCACCAAGATCCGTGATGCAGCCGAAGCGGCTGGCCGCGATCGCTATGACGTGAAGATCTTTGCGATGCAGACCATCATCACCGACGAGACTTCTGAAAAGGCTCAGGCTAAGTACGAAGACTACAAGTCCTACGCGGATATTGAGGGTGCTCAGGTACTGATCTCCGGTTGGATGGGTGTGGACCTGTCAGAGTTGGATCCTGACGAGCCACTGGGTTCCAACGTGAAGTCCAACGCTATCCAGTCTTCGGTGGAAACCTTCCAGAAGGCCAGCGGCGATGATGGCAAGCCATGGACCATCCGCCAGTTGGCAGAGTGGGTTGGCGTCGGCGGCTTCGGTCCGATCACCGTTGGTTCCGGTGCCGAGGTAGCGGAGAAGCTCATTGACTGGGTGGACTACACCGACGTGGATGGCTTCAACCTGGCCTACGCCATCACCCCTGGCACCTTCGAAGACGTTGTTGAGTACGTGGTTCCTGAGCTGCAGGCTCGTGGCGCATACAAGACCGAGTACGCCGAAGGATCACTGCGCAACAAGCTCTTCAACGCAGGTGACCGGGTCAAGGACACCCACCGTGCCGC
- a CDS encoding acyl-CoA dehydrogenase family protein, whose translation MSFGESPNTTSLDFNQLSDPSQASAMGLDDFQEQLPTRQLLKVTPGPSADEQYDRLAEVFRPVFAQIAATAKERDRNRVLPFEQVGLLNRERFGALRIPVAEGGYGARLVDVFRLLIELSEADSHVGQLWRAHIAFVENVLVLEDQELRSKWVSRIAAGQIVGNAYTERGGNALGTLNTKASQVDGRWLVTGEKYYCTGTIFADWTTVAVAHPELAGRQIAVVSTQHSGVKILDDWDGFGQGLTGTGTTEFHQVPVDTFMPQQKNDPEAAIFQLVLMAVQAGIARAALNDLRISVQNRTRIFTTGTGVPVHREPQVLQLVGEVSAESFAADSVVIGAVLEVEAALIDPGLNDEERYAVCELAANRAQTIVQPLVIGATSKLFDGLGASSTSVICNLDRHWRNARTIATHNPAIYKARIVGDYEINAVQPQRLSVTGEDSNHRA comes from the coding sequence ATGTCATTTGGCGAGTCGCCAAACACCACAAGCTTGGACTTCAACCAGCTCAGTGATCCTTCGCAGGCTAGCGCCATGGGACTAGATGACTTCCAAGAGCAGCTGCCTACCCGGCAACTACTCAAGGTCACCCCAGGCCCTAGCGCAGACGAACAATATGATCGCTTGGCTGAAGTCTTCCGCCCGGTTTTCGCGCAGATTGCAGCCACCGCCAAGGAACGTGACCGGAACCGCGTACTGCCTTTTGAGCAGGTAGGCCTGCTCAATCGAGAACGCTTTGGGGCGCTACGTATCCCAGTCGCCGAAGGTGGGTACGGCGCACGACTGGTTGACGTCTTCCGTCTACTCATCGAACTTTCCGAAGCTGATTCGCATGTGGGCCAGCTATGGCGCGCGCATATCGCATTTGTTGAAAATGTTCTGGTTCTTGAAGATCAGGAACTACGTAGCAAGTGGGTTTCCCGCATTGCCGCGGGACAAATTGTCGGCAACGCGTACACCGAACGTGGCGGCAATGCGCTTGGTACCTTGAACACCAAAGCCAGCCAGGTTGATGGCCGTTGGCTGGTGACTGGTGAAAAGTACTACTGCACCGGCACTATCTTTGCCGACTGGACCACGGTGGCTGTGGCTCACCCGGAGCTTGCCGGGCGCCAGATTGCGGTGGTCTCCACCCAACATAGTGGCGTAAAAATCTTGGATGACTGGGATGGTTTCGGCCAGGGTCTCACCGGTACGGGAACCACGGAATTCCATCAGGTGCCGGTAGACACCTTCATGCCACAGCAGAAGAATGACCCTGAGGCAGCGATTTTCCAGCTGGTACTCATGGCCGTGCAGGCTGGCATAGCGCGGGCAGCACTGAATGACCTGCGTATTTCGGTGCAGAATCGTACGCGCATCTTCACCACCGGCACGGGAGTGCCGGTACACCGCGAACCACAAGTACTGCAATTAGTCGGTGAGGTCTCCGCAGAGTCCTTCGCCGCTGACTCGGTGGTGATCGGTGCTGTCCTTGAGGTTGAAGCCGCCCTCATCGACCCAGGGCTAAATGATGAGGAACGCTACGCGGTCTGTGAACTAGCAGCTAACCGGGCACAAACCATTGTCCAGCCACTGGTCATCGGAGCCACGAGCAAACTCTTTGATGGGCTTGGAGCATCGTCCACCAGCGTGATCTGTAACTTGGATCGACACTGGCGCAATGCCCGCACCATCGCCACCCACAATCCGGCCATTTATAAGGCACGCATCGTGGGTGACTACGAGATCAATGCAGTGCAACCGCAACGTCTCTCGGTCACCGGAGAAGACAGTAACCATCGGGCCTAA